A segment of the Streptomyces sp. P9-A2 genome:
GCCCGCAACCGGGTGCGGGCACGCGAGGAAGTGCGGACCGGGCCGGCGCGGGTCCCGGTGTTCCGCCCCGGGGTCAGACGGCGAGCGCCTGGGCGCGGCGCTTCACCTCCGTACCGCGGTTCTCGCTCAGTGCCTGCGCGGGCGTGCCCGGCAGGCTCTCGTCGGAGGTGAAGAGCCATTCCAGCATCTCTTCGTCCGTGAATCCGTCGTCCCGCAGGAGCGTCAGGGTCCCGGAGAGGCCCTTGACGATCTTGTCCTCGTCGATGAAGGCGGCGGGGACGTGCAGTGCGCGGTTCTCACCTCGGCGTACGGCGATGAGCTGGCCGTCCTTGACCATCTGCCGGACGCGCGTCACCTCGACACCGAACATCTCGGCGATGTCGGGAAGGGTGAGCCAGGCGGGGACGAGAACATCGGTCTTTGCGTCAATCTCGGTCACGGGACAAGCCTGCCATCTGGCACCGACAGCCGGAAGTCGGACCCCTCCACCCGGGCGGACGTTCAACCCGGACGCCCGGATACTCACACCTTTGCCGACTTCAGGGGTCGCGCCGGGTCGGCCAGCAGCGTCTCGTCCATCACCGTGCCCGCCTCGATCAGCCGGCGCCCCTGGGCCAGGTCGCGGGGGCGGCCCACCGCCAGCAGCGCGACCAGCCGGGACGCACGGAGCCAGCAGACCGTCCACGCCGGGCCGTCGGCCTCCCCCCGCCACACCGTCCGGTCGGCGTCCGCGTGGTGCCCGGCGTACTGGACGAAGCGTCCGAACTGCTCGGACCAGAAGTACGGCACCGGGTCGTACACCGCCGGGGACGCACCGGTGGCCGCCCCGATGATGTTCGCCGCGACCGTGCGCGGGCCCTGGAGGGCATTGTCCCAGTGGTGCACCAGCAGGCGTTCGCCGTACCGCTTCGAGGGGAAGGACGCGCAGTCGCCCACCGCGTACACGTCCGGCACGGAGGTCGTCAGACGGGCGTCGGTGACCACCTCGCCGTGCTCGCCGAGTTCGATCCCCGAGCCGGCCAGCCAGGCGGTGGCGGGGCGGGCACCGATACCGACGACGACGGCGCCCGCGGGCAGTCGCGAGCCGTCGTCGAGCACCACCGCGCCGGGCTCGACGCGCTCCACGCGCGCGTGCGTCCGCAGCACCACTCCCGCGTCGTCGTACCAGGCGGTCATCGGGGCGGCCACCTCGGCGGGCAGCGCCTCGGCCAGGGGCCGGTCGGCGGCCTCCACGACGGTGACCGCGCAGCCCGCCTCGCGCGCGGCCGTGGCGAACTCCGCGCCGATCCAGCCGGCACCGACGACCACGACGTCCTGCCGGCGCGCGAGCACCGGCCGCAGCCGTTCGACGTCGTCCAGGGTGCGCAGCAGATGGACGCCCGGGACCCCTTCCGCGCCCGGCAGCCGGACCGGTTCGGCGCCGGTCGCGACGACCAGGACGTCGTAGGGGACCGGCCCGGCCTCCGTGTCCAGCTCGTGGTCGGCGGGGCGCAGCCCGAACACCTGGCAGCCGAGCCGCAGTTCGATGCCGAGCGTCTCGAAGTCGACGTCGAAGGCGGAGTTCTCCGCCGTGCCCAGCAGCACCGCCTTGGACAGGGGCGGCCGGTCGTACGGCTGGTGGGGTTCGGCGCCGATCAGTGTCACGGTGCCGGTGAAACCCTGCTCCCGGAGGGCGACGGCTGTCTGTACGCCGGCCATTCCGGCCCCCGTCACCACCACGCGCCGCGGCCCGGACGGTCCCCGTTCCTGCGTCTGCTCGCTCACCTGATCACCATAGACACCCGCCCCGTGACCGGACAGGTCCTAGAGGGCCGTGAGCTGCTCCACCACGCTGGTGCCGCTGCCCGGCTGCGACTCCCACTCCCAGGTCTCCTCCAGCCGCACCCGCCCGTCGGGCAGTTCCACGACCGTCGACTCGCAGTGGCCCGAGGAGGTGGTGCCGTCGTGCTTGAGCTGCACGTACCGGAAGTCCAGCCGGTCCCCCTCCCGGGTGCCCACCAGGTGTCCGCGCACGACGTCACCGCCCGCGTACTCGGCCCAGATCCGGCCGTCCCGCTCGTGGTAGACGAACCGGGTGCGGGTGCCGACCTGCCCCGGTGCCTGGTCGGCGACCGGGGAGAGAACCAGGCCGTCGAGCGAACCGGCCATGTGAGGGCTCCCTGTGAGTTCGTTGTTCCGGCATTGTTCCGGGGCTAGGCTGGCCACCGTAAAGCACTCGCGGGAGCCCGGACGCACCGGGCTGAGAGGGAGGCTGGCGGCCTCCGACCGTATGAACCTGATCCGGGTCATGCCGGCGAAGGGAGGGGCTGGACGCCCATGTCGCCCACACACACCTCGGGCTCCCCACGCGCTCCGGGGCGTTCTCCGGACGTCCTCGTCGTCGGGGGCGGGATCATCGGCCTGGTCACGGCCTGGCGGGCCGCGCAGCGCGGGCTGGCCACGACCGTGCTGGACCCCGAGCCGGGCGCCGGCGCCGCCCGGGTGGCCGCCGGGATGCTGGCCGCCGTCACGGAACTGCACTACGGCGAGCAGACCCTGCTCGGTCTGAACCTCGCCTCCGCGCGCCGCTACCCCGGCTTCGCGGCCGAGCTCACCGAGGCCACCGGCCACGACCTCGGTTACCGCCGCTGCGGCACCCTCGCGGTCGCGCTGGACGCCGACGACCGTGCCCATCTGCGCGAACTGCACGTCCTGCAGCAGCGGTCGGGGCTCGACGCGCAGTGGCTGTCCGGGCGGGAGTGCCGACGCCTGGAGCCGATGCTCGCACCGGGTGTGCGCGGCGGGCTGCGGGTGGACGGCGACCACCAGATCGACCCCCGGCGCCTGGCGGCCGCGCTGGTGACCGCCTGCGAGCGGGCGGGAGTGGTGTTGCACCGCGCGTGGGCCGAGCGGCTCACCGTCGCCGGGGAGCGGGCCACGGGTGTGGTCACCGCCGAAGGCACCGCGCTGAGCGCCGGGCAGGTGGTGCTCGCCGGGGGCAGCCTCAGCGGACGGCTCGCGGGGATCCCGGCGGATGTGCTGCCTCCGGTACGTCCGGTGAAGGGACAGGTGGTCCGGCTCACGATGCCGGACCGGTTCGGCCCGTTCCTGAGCCGGACGGTACGCGCGGTGGTGCGCGGCAGCCATGTGTACCTGGTGCCGCGCGAGAACGGGGAGCTGGTGATCGGGGCGACCAGCGAGGAACAGGGCTGGGACACGACCGTCACCGCGGGCGGGGTGTACGAACTGCTGCGCGACGCCCACGAAATCGTCCCCGGGATCACCGAACTTCCGCTCACCGAGACCCGGGCCGGGCTGCGCCCCGGTTCCCCCGACAACGCGCCGCTGCTCGGCCCGTCCGCGCTGGCGGGGCTGGTCCTCGCGACCGGGCACCACCGCAACGGCGTGCTGCTCACGCCGGTCACCGGCGACGTCCTGGCCGAGGCCCTGACCACCGGTGAACTCCCGGCCGAGGCCCGTCCCTTCACACCCCGGCGGTTCGCCGCCGCCGCACTCACGGAGCAGTCCGCATGAACGATCCGGCGAATGTCACGACCGGCCCCACCGTCTCCGTCTCCGCCTCCGTCTCCGTCTCCGTCTCCGTCAACGGGGAACCGCGCGAGGTGGCTTCCGGTACGGCGCTCGACGCGCTGATCGCCACCCTGACCCCGGCTCCCTCCGGGGTGGCCGCCGCCCTCAACGAAACCGTCGTCCCGCGCGCGCGGTGGCCGCTCACGTCCCTCTCCGAGGGGGACCGGGTGGAAGTCCTGACCGCCGTCCAGGGAGGCTGACCATGGCCGACGATCCGTTCGTTCTCGGCGGTATGTCCTTCACGTCCCGGCTGATCATGGGGACCGGTGGGGCGGCCGGCCTCGAGGTGCTGGAGCGGGCGCTGGTGGCGTCCGGTACGGAGCTGACGACAGTCGCGATGCGGCGGGTGGACCCCTCGGTGCACGGCTCGGTCCTGTCGGTGCTGGACAAGCTGGGCATCCGGGTGCTGCCGAACACGGCGGGCTGCTACACCGCCGGCGAGGCGGTGCTCACCGCGCGCCTCGCGCGGGAGGCGCTCGGCACCGATCTGGTCAAGCTGGAGGTCATCGCCGACGAGCGCACCCTGCTGCCGGACCCGATCGAGCTGCTGGAGGCGGCGGAGACCCTGGTCGACGACGGGTTCACGGTGCTGCCGTACACCAATGACGACCCGGTGCTGGCGCGGAAACTGGAGGACGCCGGCTGTGCGGCGATCATGCCGCTCGGTTCGCCGATCGGGTCGGGGCTCGGCATCCGCAACCCGCACAACTTCGAGCTGATCACGCAGCACGCGCGCGTGCCGGTGATTCTGGACGCGGGCGCCGGTACGGCGTCGGACGCGGCGCTGGCGATGGAACTGGGATGCGCGGGGGTGATGCTCGCCTCGGCGGTGACGCGGGCGCAGGAGCCGGTACTGATGGCCGCCGCCATGCGCGGTGCGGTCGAGGCGGGGCGGCTGGCCAGGCGGGCGGGACGGATTCCGCGGCGGCACTTCGCCGAGGCGTCGTCTCCTGCGGAGGGCCTCGCCGCGCTGGATCCGGAGCGGCCCGCGTTCTGAGGGGACCGTCGTCACCGGGTTGCTCCCACCCGTGCACCGCCCGTCTCCGGCCGGGCGGGAGGCGGGAGCTTCCCGTGGGGCGCACCGCCATCGCGGCTGCCGTGCCATGGCCCGGACCACCTCCCACCTCATCCCGTCCCACCTCATCCCGTCCCACCACGCCCCTGAACCGGAACCCGGGCCCGCGTCGGGACGCGTTCCAGGCCGAATCCGAATTCGCTTCGGGACGCGTTCCGGAGCCGGGACGCACTCGCGCCGGAGCCTGACCCCCATACCGGGCCGGGCCCGCGTCGGAACGCGTCGCCGCGCCGGAACCGGACCCGCCACGGAGCACGGAGCGCGGCCCCGGTCCGCACCCGCACCCGCACCCGCACCCGCACCCGCACCCGCACCCGCACCCGCACCCGCACGAGGGTACGGAAGGCTGGGACGCGTTCCGGAGCCGGAACCGCACCCGCCCCGGCCTGTGTGCGTGGGTTGCGTCACAGGTCGGCTGCAGTCGCGGACCGATCCGCGACGAAGCGGTCGGAGGTGTCGGCGGCTGCTCGTAGACTCCCTGCGTGGACACGACCCTTCAGGACCCTCTGGTCGGGCAGGTGCTCGACGGTCGGTATCGCGTCGAAGCGCGTATCGCGGTCGGCGGGATGGCCACGGTCTACCGGGCCGTGGACACCCGCCTCGACCGCGTGCTCGCGCTCAAGGTGATGCACCCGGCGCTCGCCGCCGACGGTTCCTTCGTCGACCGGTTCATCCGCGAGGCGAAGTCGGTGGCCCGTCTGGACCATCCGAACGTGGTGCAGGTCTTCGACCAGGGCACCGACCGGGGGTACGTGTATCTGGCGATGGAGTACATCGCCGGCTGCACCCTGCGGGACGTGCTGCGCGAGCGCGGGGCGCTGCAGCCGCGTGCCGCGCTGGACATCCTGGAGCCGATGCTGGCCGCGCTCGGTGCCGCGCACCGGGCCGGTTTCGTGCACCGGGACATGAAGCCGGAGAACGTCCTGATCGGGGACGACGGCCGGGTCAAGGTCGCCGACTTCGGCCTGGTCCGGGGCGTGGGCACGGTGACGAACACCACCGGCACCGTGCTGGGCACGGTCTCGTACCTGGCACCGGAGCAGATCGAGAGCGGTACCGCCGACCCTCGCGTGGACGTCTACGCGTGCGGCATCCTGCTCTACGAGATGCTGACCGGTGAGCGGCCGCACGAGGGCGACTCACCCGCGATCGTGCTCTACAAGCATCTGCACGACGACGTACCGCCGCCGTCGGCCGTCGTCCCCGGTATGGCGTACGCGCTGGACGAGCTGGTCGCGTCGGCGACCGCGCGCAACCCGGAGATCCGTCCGCACGACGCGGTGGCGCTGTTCGCCCAGGTCCGCGTGGCCCGCGGCGGCCTCGACACGGCGCAGCTGGACGCGGTCCCGCCCCAGGCGCTGTCGTCGGAGCACCACAACGCGGACGACCGTACGAGCGTCATCCCGCGCGCGCTGACCTCCCCCACGCTCGGCTTCGCTCGCGCGGGGGGACCCCCATCCCGCCCGCTGCCCGTGAACGAGGACGACGAACAGCAGGGGCGCGGCGGCGGTGCGGACTCCTACCACCGCACCAGCCGGCTCCGGACCCCGGCGCCGCTGCCGCCCCGGCGCGGCCCGGGGCTGCGCGCTCCGGCGCTGCTGCGCGGCCCGATGACGATCGTCGTCGTGGTGCTGCTGGTCCTCGGGGCCGGAGCGGGCGTCTGGTACATCAACTCGGGCCAGTTCACCAAGGTCCCGCCGCTGCTGGCGAAGACCGAGCAGGAGGCCCGGGACCGGCTGGCGGAGGCCGGGCTGGACGTCGGCCGGGTCGAGGAGGCGTACAGCGACTCCGTGAGGCGGGGCACGGTGATCCGTACGGACCCGGCAGCGGGCGCCCGTATCCGCGGCACCGACTCGGTCTCGCTGACCCTCTCCAAGGGGCCACAGACCGTGAAGGTGCCCGATGTGGACGGCGTCGCGCTGGACAGGGCGCGGTCCGCGCTGAAGAAGGCGGGCCTGGAGCCGGGCATGGTCACCCGGGAGTTCAGCGAGGACGTGGCCAAGGGTTCCGTGATCTCCACCGGGCCGGCCGGGGGTACCGAGGTCCGTGCGGGCTCGGCGGTGGCACTCACCGTGAGCAAGGGCAACCCGGTGGACATCCCCGACGTGACCGGCGATGAGGCGGCGGACGCGCGCGCCGCGCTGGAGGAGGCCGGCCTCGAGGTGGAGGTCGCCACCGAGCGGGTCACCTCCGAGCACGACGCGGGCCGGGTGGCCCGGCAGAGCCCGGAGGCGGGCGGTGAGGCCGTCGAGGGGGACACCGTGACGCTGACGCTGTCCAAGGGACCCGAGATGATCGAGGTTCCCGACGTGGTCGGCAACAGCGTGGACGAGGCCACGGAGACGCTGGAGGCGGCCGGGTTCCGGGTCGAGGAGGACCGCGGGCTGCTCGGCCTGTTCGGCGACACCGTCAGGGGACAGTCCGTGAAGGGCGGGGGCACCGCGCCCAAGGGCTCGACGATCACCCTCAAGATCCGCTGAGCCACCGACCCGGTGAACCACCGGCCCGCCGAGCTGCCGACCCGCTGAACCACCGGCCCGCCGAGCTGCCGGCCCCGCGAGCTGCCGTTGCGCTGGTCCGGCGGCGGCCGCCGGGCGGCGGCATGACACCCTGGACGGGTGAAGAGTCACCTGTCCGGCCCTGCCCGCAATCCGGTCGGCGGCCATGTCCC
Coding sequences within it:
- a CDS encoding Rv2175c family DNA-binding protein: MTEIDAKTDVLVPAWLTLPDIAEMFGVEVTRVRQMVKDGQLIAVRRGENRALHVPAAFIDEDKIVKGLSGTLTLLRDDGFTDEEMLEWLFTSDESLPGTPAQALSENRGTEVKRRAQALAV
- a CDS encoding NAD(P)/FAD-dependent oxidoreductase, encoding MSEQTQERGPSGPRRVVVTGAGMAGVQTAVALREQGFTGTVTLIGAEPHQPYDRPPLSKAVLLGTAENSAFDVDFETLGIELRLGCQVFGLRPADHELDTEAGPVPYDVLVVATGAEPVRLPGAEGVPGVHLLRTLDDVERLRPVLARRQDVVVVGAGWIGAEFATAAREAGCAVTVVEAADRPLAEALPAEVAAPMTAWYDDAGVVLRTHARVERVEPGAVVLDDGSRLPAGAVVVGIGARPATAWLAGSGIELGEHGEVVTDARLTTSVPDVYAVGDCASFPSKRYGERLLVHHWDNALQGPRTVAANIIGAATGASPAVYDPVPYFWSEQFGRFVQYAGHHADADRTVWRGEADGPAWTVCWLRASRLVALLAVGRPRDLAQGRRLIEAGTVMDETLLADPARPLKSAKV
- the thiO gene encoding glycine oxidase ThiO; amino-acid sequence: MSPTHTSGSPRAPGRSPDVLVVGGGIIGLVTAWRAAQRGLATTVLDPEPGAGAARVAAGMLAAVTELHYGEQTLLGLNLASARRYPGFAAELTEATGHDLGYRRCGTLAVALDADDRAHLRELHVLQQRSGLDAQWLSGRECRRLEPMLAPGVRGGLRVDGDHQIDPRRLAAALVTACERAGVVLHRAWAERLTVAGERATGVVTAEGTALSAGQVVLAGGSLSGRLAGIPADVLPPVRPVKGQVVRLTMPDRFGPFLSRTVRAVVRGSHVYLVPRENGELVIGATSEEQGWDTTVTAGGVYELLRDAHEIVPGITELPLTETRAGLRPGSPDNAPLLGPSALAGLVLATGHHRNGVLLTPVTGDVLAEALTTGELPAEARPFTPRRFAAAALTEQSA
- the thiS gene encoding sulfur carrier protein ThiS; protein product: MNDPANVTTGPTVSVSASVSVSVSVNGEPREVASGTALDALIATLTPAPSGVAAALNETVVPRARWPLTSLSEGDRVEVLTAVQGG
- a CDS encoding thiazole synthase; its protein translation is MADDPFVLGGMSFTSRLIMGTGGAAGLEVLERALVASGTELTTVAMRRVDPSVHGSVLSVLDKLGIRVLPNTAGCYTAGEAVLTARLAREALGTDLVKLEVIADERTLLPDPIELLEAAETLVDDGFTVLPYTNDDPVLARKLEDAGCAAIMPLGSPIGSGLGIRNPHNFELITQHARVPVILDAGAGTASDAALAMELGCAGVMLASAVTRAQEPVLMAAAMRGAVEAGRLARRAGRIPRRHFAEASSPAEGLAALDPERPAF
- the pknB gene encoding Stk1 family PASTA domain-containing Ser/Thr kinase, whose protein sequence is MDTTLQDPLVGQVLDGRYRVEARIAVGGMATVYRAVDTRLDRVLALKVMHPALAADGSFVDRFIREAKSVARLDHPNVVQVFDQGTDRGYVYLAMEYIAGCTLRDVLRERGALQPRAALDILEPMLAALGAAHRAGFVHRDMKPENVLIGDDGRVKVADFGLVRGVGTVTNTTGTVLGTVSYLAPEQIESGTADPRVDVYACGILLYEMLTGERPHEGDSPAIVLYKHLHDDVPPPSAVVPGMAYALDELVASATARNPEIRPHDAVALFAQVRVARGGLDTAQLDAVPPQALSSEHHNADDRTSVIPRALTSPTLGFARAGGPPSRPLPVNEDDEQQGRGGGADSYHRTSRLRTPAPLPPRRGPGLRAPALLRGPMTIVVVVLLVLGAGAGVWYINSGQFTKVPPLLAKTEQEARDRLAEAGLDVGRVEEAYSDSVRRGTVIRTDPAAGARIRGTDSVSLTLSKGPQTVKVPDVDGVALDRARSALKKAGLEPGMVTREFSEDVAKGSVISTGPAGGTEVRAGSAVALTVSKGNPVDIPDVTGDEAADARAALEEAGLEVEVATERVTSEHDAGRVARQSPEAGGEAVEGDTVTLTLSKGPEMIEVPDVVGNSVDEATETLEAAGFRVEEDRGLLGLFGDTVRGQSVKGGGTAPKGSTITLKIR